AGAAACAGGCGAGTTCTTCGACTTCATGGTGGAACACGAATTGCTTGATCTAGTTGCCAAAACTGGCAAGGATAGCGGTGGCTACTGCACCTATATCCCTGATTTCAAGAGCCCATTTATCTTCTCCAACTTCAACGGAACCAGCGGTGATATTGATGTCTTGACCCACGAAGCAGGTCATGCTTTCCAAGTCTATCGTTCGCGTTGGATTCAAAGTCCAGAAGTTGTCTGGCCAACCTACGAAACCTGTGAAATCCATTCCATGTCTATGGAATTTATGACCTGGCCGTGGATGGACCGTTTCTTCAAGGAACAAGTTGATAAATATAAATTCAGCCACTTGGCTGGCACTCTACTCTTCTTGCCTTACGGTGTCTTGGTAGACCACTTCCAGCACGAAGTCTATGAACACCCCGAGATGACACCAGCAGAACGCAAGGCGACTTGGAAGAAACTCCAAGACCTCTACTTGCCAGACCGTGATTATTCTGAGTCAGAAGCCCTCAACCGTGGTATCTTCTGGTACCGTCAGGGGCATATTTTTGCCAGCCCATTCTACTACATCGACTATACCTTGGCTCAAGTCTGTGCCCTTCAATTCTGGAAACGCACGCAGGTGGACCACGATGAAACAGCTTGGGCAGACTACATCCGCATCTGTGATTTGGGTGGCACCAAGTCCTTCTTGCAAGTGGTTGAAGCCGCAAACCTCCAATCACCGTTCAAAGAAGGTGCCCTTGAAAGCACAGCCAAGGCTGCTGCCGATTGGTTAAATGCAGTTAAGGATGACGAACTATAAAAGGCTCTTTGTCAACTGTAGTGGGTAGATGAAAAGCTAACACCTAGAGAGGACGAAGTTCGTTCTCTCTTTCTTTATGTTCAAAGCAATCAAAATACGTTTTTTAAAATTTTCAAAGTTCCTGAAACCAAAGGCATTTCTTTTAATGACTTTGATGAGATTGTTGGTAGCTTCCAGTTTGGCGTTCGAATAAGGCAATTCCATGGCGTTTAAAACCTTTTCTTTATCCTTTAGAAATGTCTTAAATACCGTCTGGAAAATAGGATTAACATTGGCTATTTCCTGTTCGATAAGGTCAAAGAAATGATCTGAGTTTTTCTCTTGGAAATGGAACAAGAGAAGCTGATAGAGTTCATAGTGCTGTCGTAGTTCCTCTGAAAAAGACAGTAGTTTTTCTAGGATTTCCTTGTTAGTCAAGTGCATGCGAAACATAGGGCGATAAAATCGTTTATCGCTGAGTTTACGGCTATCTTGTTGTATCAATTTCCAGTAGCGTTTCAAGGACCGGTATTCCTGCGATTTTCTGTCGAATTGATTCATAATTAGAATACGAACGCGGTTCATAGCACGGCTAAGGTGCTGCACAATGTGAAAGCGGTCCAGAACAATCTTGGTGTTTGGAAATAGCTGTCTAGCCAATTTGTAGTAAGGACTAAACATATCCATGGTAATGACTTTGACTTGATTTCTAACCTTTCTAGGATAGCGTAGAAAGTGGTTTCGGATGGTTGCTTGTGTTCTTCCGTCTAGAATAGTTATGACATTTAGGGAGTTGAAATCTTGAGCGATAAAGCTCATTTTCCCCTTTTTGAAGGCATACTCATCCCAGCTCATCACCTCAGGTAAGGTATTCCAATCTGTTTCAAACTTGAACTCATTAAGCTTTCTCATAACTGATGAGGTTGAGATAGATAGCCTGTGTGCAATATGTGTCATTGCTTGATTTTCGATGAGTAATTGAGCAATCTTCTGGTTAACAGCGACGGAGATTTGGTGGTTCTTCTTGACAAGAGGAGTTTCAGCGACCGCTATTTTTCTGCAATCTTTACACTTGAAGCGACGCTTTCTAAGTCGGATAAGCAAGGGATAACCAGCAGTTTCTAGGTAGGGAATTTTGGAGGGTTTTTGGAAGTCGTATTTTGCCATTTGTCCCTTGCAGGAGGGACATTTAGGGGCTGTATAATCCAAATGACCATGAAGTTCTAAGTGAGTTCCCATATCATATTCATTAGAGATAGTGATATTTTTGTCTTTAATTCTGAGAAGATTTGTGATAAGATTTAGTTGTTCCATATGAGTCTTTCTAATGTGAGTTTGGTTGCTTTTCATTATAGGCCATATGGGACTTTTTTTCTACAATCAAAAAGACTCCATAATATCCATAGAGGATTTACCCACTACAGATATTATAGAGCCCTATAAAAGACAAAAATCTGAATGAGATTCAAACTCATTCAGATTTTTTTGCTTTGACAAATTCGATGTACTTATCCCCAAAAACTTCAATTTGCTCCAAAACCAACTTAAATTCCTGACCAATCTCGCTCAGTTCATATTCCACTTTTGGCGGAACCTGTGCATAAACCTTCCGAGTGATTAAACCATCATCCTCCAATTGACGTAACTGCTTGGTAAGGGTTGCTTGGGAAATCCCTGTCAATCGACGGTGCATTTCATTAAACCGAATGGGACCTTCTTCGATATGATGTAGTAATAAGATACTCCATTTCCCAGATAAGACACTCTGAGTGGTCACAAAAGGACACTCCGGAACCGTATGTTGTGTGAAAGTTGCCATAAATTCTCCTTTATTTTCCCTTGATACTACACATTACTTCACAAAAAGATAGTGACTATTCAAAAAAATCGTACTTGTAATATTTTTAGTACCTGATACAATAATACCATAAACTGCGAGAGCAGGAAAGAAAAAATTGTTAGAGGTATAACATCATGAAAAACATTCTATTTATCGTTGGTTCACTACGTGAAGGTTCATTCAACCACCAAATGGCTAAACAGGCTGAAAGCATCTTATCAGGGCAAGCAACTGTAACTTACCTTGATTATAAGGATATTCCGCTTATGAACCAAGATCTTGAAACACCAGTCTTGCCAGCTGTCCAAGCTGCACGCGATGCGATTATGGCTGCAGATGCTATCTGGATTTTCTCACCAGTTTACAACTTTGCTATTCCAGGCACAGTGAAAAACTTGATTGACTGGCTCAGCCGTGCCCTAGACTTGTCAGAAACACGTGGCCCATCTGCACTACAAGATAAAATTGTTACTGTATCATCTGTTGCCAATGCTGGACATGAGCCAATGTTCGCTAGCTACCATGCACTCCTACCATTTGTTCGTATGCAAGTTGTAGGTGAGTTTACAGGGACTACCGTCAACCCAGAAGCATGGGGAAATGGACAGTTGGTATTGTCAGAGGAAGCCATCGCTGGGCTGCAAGCTCAAGCTCAAGCTTTGTTAGAAGCTTAGACTCTACAGGTCAATATACATCCTTCTATGACCTTTATCGAGTTGAAGATGATAAAATTGCAGAACTCTGGGATGTTGTTGTACCAATCGAGGAAGATTCCAAAACTTCCAATAGCAATGGTAAATTCTAATCAAAACCAAGAAATCGAAAAGAAAGAAATTTAATATGAAACTATATTACATCATCGATGCTTATTGTGGTTGGACCTACGGCTTTAACCACATTTTCACAAAATTCATGCAAGACCATCCTGACATAGAAATAGAGGTCATTAACGGAGGCTTGTTTGTCGGAGATAACAAAAAGAAAATGGTTGATTTCCAGCAGGCACAGACCATCAACAAACAAATCGAAAGCTATTACCAAATGTCTTTTGGCGATAACTACAATCAATTGTTTAAGGATAAGGACTTTACCATGGACTCCCTTGGTCCTGCTAGAGCCTACTCAGTCTTGAAAAACTATGTTGAGACATCTAACCATGCTCAACTAACATTAGACATTCAAGCCTTATTTTTTGAAGATGGGTTAGACCTCAATCAAGCAGATAGTTACACCAGCCTAATTGGTACCTATCAGTTACCTACAAAGGCTATGGAAGAACTATCAAGCATCTTGAATCAACCAGAAAATCTACACCCAGACTTTATCAAGGCTTATGAAATGGGGGTAACCTCTTTCCCAACCTTGTTACTCGAAAAAGACGGAAACTTCTTTAATCTTATCAATAAAGTTCGCACAGTAGACGATTTGGAAAAAAATTTCCAAACAGCTATTACGCAATAGAAAGGGCAACTATTTATGGAAAAACATTATAAGCTACAAAATGGAACAGAATTGCACATCTTTACAAATGACGAATCAAGTTTTATGGTTACGGCGACCTTAATCATTAAAAATGGCAAGGCTCTCCTTGTAGGTTCAGGGTTTAAACAATCAGAAGGAGAGCGAATTGTTCGCTATCTGCAAGACGCGCAACTGACATTAGAAAAAATCTTTATCATTCAAGGGGATCCAGATTATTATTTTGCTCTTGAGCCTATCAAAAAATCATTCCCAGAAGCCATTGTCTATGCAACGTCTTATGTTATCGACCATATTTTAAAAACAGTATCGAAAAAATTACAGGTATGGGGAGACTCTTTAGGTGACCAAGCTCCTAAAAATATTATTTTACCAGCGCCCTTTCAAGAGTCTACATTAGAATTTGAAGGTGATAAATGGGAATTTTTCGGTAGTGAACCAAGTCAAATCAATCTTTGGAATGCAGAAACCAAAACCATTATTGGCGGTATCAATACCTTTAATCAAATTCACCTCTTCTTAGCAGATTCACAAACTACCGAGAAATTGAAAGCCTGGCAAGATCGATTAAAAGATATGAAGGCACTGGATGCCTCTCTCATTATTCCAGGTCATGCAGATAGTGAAGGTTCATTTGATTCTCAAGCACTTGATTTTTCAATTGCCTATATTGAAGTAGCAATCAAATTAAAAAAAGAAGTCAAGGACTCAGCTACTTTTGTCGCTAAAATGAAAGAAGAATTCCCTAATCTTCGTAACGAGGGAGTCTTGGAATTAAGTGCTAAAGTCTTAACAGGTGAAATACCATGGGGGTAATGTATGTCAAAAAATCAATTATATAAAAATATTTTAGAAGAAACTTATCTAGCTACTGCTCAAGGTCGAATAGAAGATTTCAAGAGCCATTTGGCTGCTGATGTCTCTTGGACAGAAGCTGCAGGCTTTCCCTATGCTGGTACCTATATCGGTCCAGATGCAGTGATTGAAAACGTCCATGCAAGACTAGGTTCTGAATGGACCAATTATAGTGCCACACCTGTTGATTACGCCTTTTCAGGAAACCGTGTCATGGTTTATGGCTACTACAAGGGAACCTACAACCTTACTCAGAAATCCTTTCAAGCAGACTTTGTCCATATTTACGATTTTAATGCTGAAAATAGAATTACACACTTTATCCAAATCGTAGATAGCGCACTTGTTGAGAAAGCTATGAGATAAAAATCAATTTTCAAAAGTCTATTCGTCACATATTCTTCACCAAAAGATACTAAGTAACTCGAAAATTCCTATAAATTGTATCAGAAAGCTAGGTATTCCCATGTACAATTCCAAATTTGAGCTGGGCCATGTTGCCCTCAATGTCCGCGATTTAGAACTACAAAGCCTATTTTACCAGCAGGTATTAGGCCTCCAAGTTCTGACTGAAAACTCTAAACAGATTGACCTAGGAGTTGGAAAAAACATCCTTATTCGACTTATTCAAACAGAGCAGAAAGGTGAAGTTAGCCACAGCTACGGACTCTACCACTTGGCCATTGTCCTACCTAGCCGAGAGGACCTAGGGAGCATTTTCCGCCACTTTATCGACAATAAGATTCCCCTCCAAGGCGCCAGCGACCACGGTTACAGCGAAGCCATTTACCTAGCCGACACCGAAGGTAACGGCATCGAAATTTACCGCGACCTGCCTCAAGACAATTGGGATGTCCGCCCAGACGGCCGCATCGTCGGCATTACTGAGCCTATGGATGCTGAAACGATCTATGCTTTAGGGAAAAAAGCTGACGCAGCCTATCAGATGCCAGCTGGCAGTCGCATGGGTCATGTCCATCTATCTGTCCGAGAAAGCTCCGCTTCAAGCCGATTCTACCAAGAAGTCCTAGCTATCGAGGATAAATTCTCGGTCCCATCTGCAGCCTGGCTAGCCTCAGGCGACTACCATCACCACCTAGCAGTCAACGAATGGGGAGGAAAAGAACTACAGACGCGAACTGAAGGCATGCCTGGACTTGCCTACTACACAGTCATCTACTCTAGCCCAGCAGACTTCGAAGCAACCCTAGAACGTGCCTCCGCCGCAAACTTAAAGATAGAAAGAATGGATAGTTCTGCAGCCTTTGTCGATGTGGATGGTATCAAAACTAAGCTTGTTTTAGAATAATACGAAAAGGAAGTATCTAGCACTTCCTTTTCTTTGTTTATTTGATTAAACCAAGATCGTATTTCATTCCTAAAATACGTTTGACGGATTGGTCAAGCCGCTCCTCTGTAATGGTTCCAGCCTTCACTTGTTCCACAATATAAGGAATTTGACTAGCATAGCTCGAAGATAAAATCATATCTGTCCCAGCCTGAATAGTCTGCAAGGCACCCGAATTTTGATCAACGAATTGCGATAGACCTAGCATATCAAAGTCATCGGTCATAATAACCCCTTCAAAACCAAGTTCATTCCGAAGAATATTATTGATTTCAGGTGAAACGGAAGACGGGACATCATCAATGGCAGGGACGATATTGTGACTGACCATGATGGAGTCTGCCCCCGCTTCAATTCCAGCCTTAAAGGGAAGAAAATCATTGGCTCGTAATTCTTCTAAACTACGATTGTCATAGACCAAATCTGTATGTGAATCAGCATTGTTCCCATAGCCTGGGAAATGTTTCAAAGTCGAAGCAAATTGCTCTTGTTTCAGTAGCTGGACCTCTTGGCTGATATAAGTGGATGTTGTAGCAGCATCTTGACCAATAGTCCGATCATAAATAAATGACCATGGATCTGTGGATAAGTCCGCAACTGGAAAGAAACCGGCATGAATACCTATCCCTTTCAAAAGCCTGGTTTTGTACTTGCTATCTTCTAAAACAGCCTCCAGCCCCCCTGACTGATACAATTCCAAGGGGGAGGCAAAGGGAGTTTCTAATAACTGACTAACCCGCGTTACCGTCCCACCTTCTTCATCAGAAGCCATTAAAAGTGGTAGCTTAGAATTGGCTTGATAACTTGCAACGTCTTCCTTAACTTGTTCTAAGGTCTTTCCTTCAAAGTCCCGTGAAAATAAGATATAGCCACCAAAGTGATAGGAAGCAAGATCCTCTAATTGATTTTCAGCAGGTATACGTGCAAAAATCATCTGACCAACTTTTTCTTCTAGGGTCATTTGTTGTAGGTAATCAGAGATCCGCTTGTCTTTGATAGAAACCTCTTGAACAGGCACAAAAGAAGGACTGTTGCTGGACTGTCCTTCTCTTTTATTAAATACATAATATGCTAAGGATGCACAGACCGCAATCAACAAACATGCCAAAAGCGGTCCGACTACACCTAGACTTTTATTTACTCTAGCTCTACGCACTACTATCCCTTTATTCGATTCATATAGTCTTGATAGGATTCGGTTTCCATCAAGTTCTTAGCGTTTAAAACGCGTTCCTTACTTGGTGGCTTGGTCCCTTCAAGTGGATAAGGTCTACCCAGCTCACGCCACTTAAATTCTCCAAGATTATGGTAAGGCAAGACTTCAAAACGCTCCACATTGTTCAAGGTTTTGACAAATTTTCCCAATTCAACCAAGTCTTCATCTCGGTCTGTCAATCCAGGGACCAAAACATGACGAATCCAAACTGGCTTACCAATATCCGACAAATAACGAGCGCACTCTAAAATAGTCTTATTGCTATGCCCCGTTACAATACGGTGCTGGTCTGGATTGATTTCCTTAATATCCAAGAGTACCAAATCTGTCACTTCCATCAAGCGATTGTATTTTTCCAGATAACGCTCGGTCGAACGGAAGGTCAGAGCACAGGTGTCCAAGGTTGTGTGGATGCCTTTTTCTTTGGCCAGGGTAAAGAGGGCAATCAAAAAGTCAATTTGGATAGTGGCCTCACCACCTGACACAGTGATTCCCCCCTCTTTTCCCCAGAACATACGAAAGCGCAGGGCTTCATTGAGCACATCTTCTGCAGTCCGCTCAGTGGCAGATGGATTGACCAAATCCCAAGTATCTGGGTTATGGCAATACTGACAGCGCATGTGGCAGCCTTGCATAAAGACTACAAAACGTACACCCGGTCCATCTACCGAACCAAAACTTTCTGTTGAATGAACCAAGCCTGTGACTTTACGATAATCTATTTCTGTCATAATCTCACCTTTACAAATTATTACATCTAGTATAACACAAAAATGAAAACGCTACTATACTTGTAGTTTATTGTTTTTAACTAACTATTTGAATTGCTATGAAAAACCAGCTCCCCTTCGGGCAACTGGTCTTAGCCTATTCTTTTTCGTTTTCCTCTTCAAGAGTAGTCTTCATCATTTTAAGCTTGGTCACCCGACCATTTTTCACCTTATCATTGATAAAGACTAAGTGATGGTCCTTACTGTCCACTTCAAAGGTCACCTTTTCTTCCTGGCTTGGAATAGTGCCGACTCCGGTCAAATAATAACCTGCAATGGTATCAACATCATCACTTTCTAGCTCTGTATCAAAATGCTCGTTGAAGTCATTCAGAGTCATATTCCCTTGGACAATATAGGTATTTTCAGCAATTTCACGAACAAAAATTTCCGTTTTATCCGTTTCATCATCAATTTCCCCAACAATTTCTTCCAACAAATCTTCTAAAGTGACCAGACCAGCAACCCCACCATATTCGTCCAGCAAGATAGCCATTTGGTTTTGGGTATTGCGCAAGGATTTTAACAAATCATCCACGAAAATGGTTTCTGGAACAAAGAGAGGCTCCTGCATAATACGACGGATATTGAGATTGTCGAAACCATTGCTAAAGGCTTCAGACAAGATTTTTTTGGTATGAATCAAACCAATGATATTATCCTTATCGCCATCATAAACTGGAATTCGAGAAAAATTCTGTTTGAGAATGGCCGCCATAATGGTTTCCGTATCGTCTTCAATATCGACCATGAAGGCATCCGTACGGGGAACCATGACTTCACGCGCCATCAGCTCATCCAAGGAGAATACACCTTGCAACATCTCGATTTCTTCCGCATCCAAAGTCTGCTCGCTCTTGGTCAAGATATATTCAATCTCATCCCGGGTCATCTGCTCGTCCGCATCGTCAAAATTCATGGGTGTAATGCGGCTGATGAGATTGGTCGCGGCTGATAAGAGCCAAACGAAAGGACTAACAATCTTCCCTAGGAAAATAATCACTGGCGCCGTAACAACTGCCAGATTTTCCTTCATATTCATGGCAATCCGCTTGGGATATAGTTCACCCAGTACGATAGATACAAAGGTCAACATCGCTAAAGCCAACCAGTAACCAGCAGTTTGAGCTGTTGTTGAATTACCCATCCACTTGGCAAAAACAGCACCTAAATCATTGGCCAAGCTGGCACCCGAAAGGATAGAAATAAAGGTAATTCCGACCTGAATAGTAGAAAGGAAATTATTGGGATTTTCTAAAACTTGCAGTAAGCGAATATACTTCTTCTCACCCTCAGCTGCCTTTTGCTCCACCCGTGAACGATTAAGGGAAACAAGGGCCATTTCTGAAGCTGAAAAGAAGGCATTGAGCAAGGTCAACAATAAAAGTAATAATAATTGTAAATGAATGGTCTGACTACCAGGGTCTTCCATGATATTCTCCTATAATAAAATCTATAACATTCCCATTATACCATATTCTTTTCATTTTGGTATAATCGAGGTGACATTCGCCAAAAATATCTGTAAATCTACACTTCTGTGATAAAATAGTCAAAAAGAAAAGCGAGGTCCGTATGATTTTATCCATGAAAGAACTGTCCTACAAAAGACAGGGGAAGTACCTATTAAAAGACATCAACTGGGAATTTAAAAAAGGGGAGCGTTGGGCTATTTTAGGCCTTAACGGTGCTGGAAAATCAACACTGCTGCGCATATTGATGGCAGAGTTTTGGAAGACATCTGGCGAGTTGACTGTTCTGGGAGTGGAATTTGGTAAGGGTGATATTCCCGGCCTGCGCACTAAGATTGGTGTGGTCGGCTCCTTTTTGGCAGAACGATTTCCAATTGACTTGACGGCAGAGCAAATCGTCCTGACTGGAAAATACAAATCCTCCATCCTCTACCGTGAGTACGGGCAAGCTGAGCTAGACCAGGCTATTGAAATGCTGAAAACAATCAAGGCTGACCACTTGATTGGCAGGACCTATGCCAGTTTATCACAAGGCGAGCGCCAACTGCTACTCATCGCCCGCAGTTTGATGGAAGAACCTGCTATTTTGATTTTAGACGAAGCAACTGTGGGCTTGGATTTACTTGCTCGCGAACGCCTGCTCCATCATATTGACCAGATCTGCCAACTCCCAACGGCTCCTGCCATTATCTATGTGACCCATCACGCAGAGGAAATCACTGACAACTTTACCCATGTCCTCCTGCTCAAAGATGGCAAGGTCTTGGCACAGGGACCAAAACAAGACATTTTAACCCCTGAACTCCTCAGCGATTTTTATGGCAATCAGGTGGAATTGATTGACTTGGGTGAGGGAAGATTGTTCATTAAGCCCATATTATAAAAAAATCCAGCCTAGTTTGAGCTGGATTTTAATCGTTCCACCATGACCAAAAATGGTGGGGTATTGATTTGATTGAGTGGTTTATAGAGCATGGCTGTAAAAACGGTCTGGTCTAGCTGGCTGATAAAATCTAAAACCGCATCCTTCTCAAGAGCTCCGCCCTCGTGACCATAGTAAACCATGATGGCTAAGCGACCGCCAACAACAAGACGGTCAAGGACTTTTTCGATGGCCTGAAGAGTAGTTGCAGGCAGGGTAATGACTGATTTATCCGCCGAAGGTAGATAGCCCAGATTGAAAATGGCTGCCTTGCATTCATCTACATACTGGTCTAAATTTTCGTGCCCAGTCAAAACTAATTGGGCATTGGTCAAGCCAGCTTGTTCTAGTTTTTCAGCCGTTGTGGTCAGGGCTTGTTCCTGAATATCAAAGGCCACAACTTTTCCTGCTCGCTGGGCTAAAAATAGCGTGTCATGGCCATTTCCCATGGTCGCATCGACCGCTAGGTCCTGGTCAGTTAAAATCTCGTCTAAAAAGGCATGGGCCATGTGTAAAGGTCTAAGCATTTTCACTCCTTAAGCTAATAATCTTACATAATATTCGGTCAAGGTGGCTTCGTCCACCTTTTTGCGTTGCTGCAACCACCAGCTGACCGTCTCCACAAAAGTGGTCACAACAAAATGTACCAGCAAATC
The nucleotide sequence above comes from Streptococcus sp. 29887. Encoded proteins:
- a CDS encoding ISL3 family transposase, giving the protein MEQLNLITNLLRIKDKNITISNEYDMGTHLELHGHLDYTAPKCPSCKGQMAKYDFQKPSKIPYLETAGYPLLIRLRKRRFKCKDCRKIAVAETPLVKKNHQISVAVNQKIAQLLIENQAMTHIAHRLSISTSSVMRKLNEFKFETDWNTLPEVMSWDEYAFKKGKMSFIAQDFNSLNVITILDGRTQATIRNHFLRYPRKVRNQVKVITMDMFSPYYKLARQLFPNTKIVLDRFHIVQHLSRAMNRVRILIMNQFDRKSQEYRSLKRYWKLIQQDSRKLSDKRFYRPMFRMHLTNKEILEKLLSFSEELRQHYELYQLLLFHFQEKNSDHFFDLIEQEIANVNPIFQTVFKTFLKDKEKVLNAMELPYSNAKLEATNNLIKVIKRNAFGFRNFENFKKRILIALNIKKERTNFVLSRC
- a CDS encoding winged helix-turn-helix transcriptional regulator is translated as MATFTQHTVPECPFVTTQSVLSGKWSILLLHHIEEGPIRFNEMHRRLTGISQATLTKQLRQLEDDGLITRKVYAQVPPKVEYELSEIGQEFKLVLEQIEVFGDKYIEFVKAKKSE
- a CDS encoding NADPH-dependent FMN reductase, yielding MKNILFIVGSLREGSFNHQMAKQAESILSGQATVTYLDYKDIPLMNQDLETPVLPAVQAARDAIMAADAIWIFSPVYNFAIPGTVKNLIDWLSRALDLSETRGPSALQDKIVTVSSVANAGHEPMFASYHALLPFVRMQVVGEFTGTTVNPEAWGNGQLVLSEEAIAGLQAQAQALLEA
- a CDS encoding thioredoxin, whose amino-acid sequence is MKLYYIIDAYCGWTYGFNHIFTKFMQDHPDIEIEVINGGLFVGDNKKKMVDFQQAQTINKQIESYYQMSFGDNYNQLFKDKDFTMDSLGPARAYSVLKNYVETSNHAQLTLDIQALFFEDGLDLNQADSYTSLIGTYQLPTKAMEELSSILNQPENLHPDFIKAYEMGVTSFPTLLLEKDGNFFNLINKVRTVDDLEKNFQTAITQ
- a CDS encoding cytoplasmic protein is translated as MEKHYKLQNGTELHIFTNDESSFMVTATLIIKNGKALLVGSGFKQSEGERIVRYLQDAQLTLEKIFIIQGDPDYYFALEPIKKSFPEAIVYATSYVIDHILKTVSKKLQVWGDSLGDQAPKNIILPAPFQESTLEFEGDKWEFFGSEPSQINLWNAETKTIIGGINTFNQIHLFLADSQTTEKLKAWQDRLKDMKALDASLIIPGHADSEGSFDSQALDFSIAYIEVAIKLKKEVKDSATFVAKMKEEFPNLRNEGVLELSAKVLTGEIPWG
- a CDS encoding nuclear transport factor 2 family protein, with product MSKNQLYKNILEETYLATAQGRIEDFKSHLAADVSWTEAAGFPYAGTYIGPDAVIENVHARLGSEWTNYSATPVDYAFSGNRVMVYGYYKGTYNLTQKSFQADFVHIYDFNAENRITHFIQIVDSALVEKAMR
- a CDS encoding VOC family protein, with amino-acid sequence MYNSKFELGHVALNVRDLELQSLFYQQVLGLQVLTENSKQIDLGVGKNILIRLIQTEQKGEVSHSYGLYHLAIVLPSREDLGSIFRHFIDNKIPLQGASDHGYSEAIYLADTEGNGIEIYRDLPQDNWDVRPDGRIVGITEPMDAETIYALGKKADAAYQMPAGSRMGHVHLSVRESSASSRFYQEVLAIEDKFSVPSAAWLASGDYHHHLAVNEWGGKELQTRTEGMPGLAYYTVIYSSPADFEATLERASAANLKIERMDSSAAFVDVDGIKTKLVLE
- a CDS encoding glycoside hydrolase family 3 protein, which translates into the protein MPVQEVSIKDKRISDYLQQMTLEEKVGQMIFARIPAENQLEDLASYHFGGYILFSRDFEGKTLEQVKEDVASYQANSKLPLLMASDEEGGTVTRVSQLLETPFASPLELYQSGGLEAVLEDSKYKTRLLKGIGIHAGFFPVADLSTDPWSFIYDRTIGQDAATTSTYISQEVQLLKQEQFASTLKHFPGYGNNADSHTDLVYDNRSLEELRANDFLPFKAGIEAGADSIMVSHNIVPAIDDVPSSVSPEINNILRNELGFEGVIMTDDFDMLGLSQFVDQNSGALQTIQAGTDMILSSSYASQIPYIVEQVKAGTITEERLDQSVKRILGMKYDLGLIK
- the pflA gene encoding pyruvate formate-lyase-activating protein; the encoded protein is MTEIDYRKVTGLVHSTESFGSVDGPGVRFVVFMQGCHMRCQYCHNPDTWDLVNPSATERTAEDVLNEALRFRMFWGKEGGITVSGGEATIQIDFLIALFTLAKEKGIHTTLDTCALTFRSTERYLEKYNRLMEVTDLVLLDIKEINPDQHRIVTGHSNKTILECARYLSDIGKPVWIRHVLVPGLTDRDEDLVELGKFVKTLNNVERFEVLPYHNLGEFKWRELGRPYPLEGTKPPSKERVLNAKNLMETESYQDYMNRIKG
- a CDS encoding hemolysin family protein; this encodes MEDPGSQTIHLQLLLLLLLTLLNAFFSASEMALVSLNRSRVEQKAAEGEKKYIRLLQVLENPNNFLSTIQVGITFISILSGASLANDLGAVFAKWMGNSTTAQTAGYWLALAMLTFVSIVLGELYPKRIAMNMKENLAVVTAPVIIFLGKIVSPFVWLLSAATNLISRITPMNFDDADEQMTRDEIEYILTKSEQTLDAEEIEMLQGVFSLDELMAREVMVPRTDAFMVDIEDDTETIMAAILKQNFSRIPVYDGDKDNIIGLIHTKKILSEAFSNGFDNLNIRRIMQEPLFVPETIFVDDLLKSLRNTQNQMAILLDEYGGVAGLVTLEDLLEEIVGEIDDETDKTEIFVREIAENTYIVQGNMTLNDFNEHFDTELESDDVDTIAGYYLTGVGTIPSQEEKVTFEVDSKDHHLVFINDKVKNGRVTKLKMMKTTLEEENEKE
- a CDS encoding ABC transporter ATP-binding protein is translated as MILSMKELSYKRQGKYLLKDINWEFKKGERWAILGLNGAGKSTLLRILMAEFWKTSGELTVLGVEFGKGDIPGLRTKIGVVGSFLAERFPIDLTAEQIVLTGKYKSSILYREYGQAELDQAIEMLKTIKADHLIGRTYASLSQGERQLLLIARSLMEEPAILILDEATVGLDLLARERLLHHIDQICQLPTAPAIIYVTHHAEEITDNFTHVLLLKDGKVLAQGPKQDILTPELLSDFYGNQVELIDLGEGRLFIKPIL
- a CDS encoding tRNA (mnm(5)s(2)U34)-methyltransferase, with the protein product MLRPLHMAHAFLDEILTDQDLAVDATMGNGHDTLFLAQRAGKVVAFDIQEQALTTTAEKLEQAGLTNAQLVLTGHENLDQYVDECKAAIFNLGYLPSADKSVITLPATTLQAIEKVLDRLVVGGRLAIMVYYGHEGGALEKDAVLDFISQLDQTVFTAMLYKPLNQINTPPFLVMVERLKSSSN